Proteins co-encoded in one Rubrobacter aplysinae genomic window:
- a CDS encoding PCP reductase family protein: protein MADQGETQSDNGGITWDPEADRRIKRSPFLMRRYIRKRIEDRVRSRGRNHVTEADVDESAGMYRQYRFK from the coding sequence ATGGCGGATCAGGGGGAAACGCAGAGCGACAACGGCGGCATCACCTGGGACCCGGAGGCCGACCGCCGCATAAAGCGCAGCCCGTTTCTGATGCGGCGCTACATCCGCAAGCGCATCGAGGACCGGGTGAGGAGCCGGGGCCGGAACCACGTTACCGAGGCCGACGTGGACGAGAGCGCCGGAATGTACCGGCAGTACCGGTTCAAGTAA
- a CDS encoding ABC transporter ATP-binding protein: MGTWNERVTILAPTVSAEGVLREPTELREPTGTALETRGITRLYKGTGRGVSDVSLSVAPGEIYGLMGPNGSGKSTLLRLLSTSLAPDSGGFTVFGDDALTAKRKVRSRMGLMVDKPTHYGDLSGWVNAYLFARLYGLEEKEAERSLAELFDYFDLAEYRDDRAKAYSYGMGKKLGLIEAMAHGPDFLLLDEPSLGLDYTSQLAYQRKVRELADGGAAILVASNQVEEVETLCDRVGFLHGGRLAAEGTPQELISAVGGVKRIVSTLRNPVEYGAVAEVEGVERVFTEGRDLVVQCVERRGIVAAVVGAIVEAGGDIVDLRVRQPSLEDVYVKLTGEALRHEG, encoded by the coding sequence TTGGGTACTTGGAATGAGCGCGTCACGATCCTGGCCCCGACGGTGTCTGCGGAAGGCGTCTTGCGAGAACCAACGGAACTGCGAGAACCAACGGGGACCGCGCTCGAGACGCGGGGCATAACCCGACTCTACAAGGGGACGGGCCGCGGCGTGTCGGACGTGAGCCTCTCGGTGGCGCCGGGAGAGATCTACGGTCTCATGGGGCCGAACGGCTCGGGTAAGTCGACCCTCCTGCGCCTGCTCTCGACCTCTCTAGCGCCGGACTCCGGCGGCTTTACCGTCTTCGGCGACGACGCCCTCACCGCCAAGCGCAAGGTGCGCTCGCGCATGGGACTCATGGTTGACAAGCCGACCCACTACGGCGACCTATCCGGCTGGGTCAACGCGTACCTCTTCGCCCGACTCTACGGCCTCGAAGAGAAAGAGGCCGAGAGGTCGCTGGCGGAGCTTTTCGACTACTTCGATCTCGCCGAGTACCGTGACGACCGGGCAAAGGCCTACTCATACGGCATGGGCAAGAAGCTCGGCCTCATAGAGGCGATGGCCCACGGCCCGGATTTCCTGCTACTGGACGAGCCCTCGCTCGGGCTCGACTATACCTCCCAGCTAGCCTATCAGCGCAAGGTGCGCGAGCTCGCCGACGGCGGGGCCGCGATACTCGTGGCGAGCAACCAGGTCGAGGAGGTCGAGACGCTGTGCGACAGGGTCGGGTTCCTGCACGGCGGCAGGCTCGCCGCCGAGGGCACGCCCCAGGAGCTCATCTCGGCGGTCGGCGGCGTGAAGCGCATCGTCTCCACTTTGCGAAACCCGGTGGAGTACGGGGCGGTCGCGGAGGTGGAGGGCGTGGAGCGGGTGTTCACGGAGGGCCGGGATCTCGTGGTGCAGTGCGTCGAGCGGCGCGGCATCGTCGCCGCCGTGGTCGGGGCGATAGTCGAGGCGGGCGGGGACATAGTGGACCTGCGCGTCCGCCAGCCCAGCTTGGAGGACGTGTACGTCAAGCTCACCGGAGAGGCGCTACGGCATGAGGGCTAG
- a CDS encoding ABC transporter permease, whose amino-acid sequence MRINPPDAYWKKDVVAFFGRRFALIIKMIYPIALIVPVSVSSIPPEFAAAVVGIVAIMAGTFGAGETLTTDLNDGILMRVALTPVRPQRIVFEVLAVNAVLDFLQLLPPLLIVFLVQGTAPVWALAAAFGVFMTLVAANCIGIFIANFTTSPADVLLYATAILFPLIYVSGFFRNRNPEGVLAVLRDFVPFAYMNDALQAAFGLATSTPVAAIFIFPTLICAVMAAAVCLTGPRLLSPRM is encoded by the coding sequence ATGAGGATCAACCCGCCGGACGCGTACTGGAAGAAGGACGTGGTCGCGTTCTTCGGGCGGCGGTTCGCCTTGATCATAAAGATGATCTACCCCATCGCGCTCATAGTCCCGGTCTCCGTTAGCTCCATCCCGCCGGAGTTCGCGGCGGCGGTGGTCGGGATAGTCGCCATAATGGCCGGCACGTTCGGTGCGGGCGAGACGCTCACGACGGACCTCAACGATGGCATCCTGATGCGGGTCGCCCTTACCCCCGTGAGGCCGCAGCGCATCGTGTTCGAGGTGCTCGCGGTGAACGCGGTGCTCGACTTCCTGCAGCTACTGCCGCCACTCCTGATCGTGTTCCTCGTGCAGGGCACCGCCCCCGTGTGGGCGCTGGCGGCGGCGTTCGGGGTGTTCATGACGCTGGTGGCGGCCAACTGCATCGGCATCTTCATCGCCAACTTCACCACGTCTCCGGCGGACGTCTTGCTGTACGCGACGGCGATTCTGTTTCCCCTGATCTACGTCTCCGGCTTCTTCCGCAACCGCAACCCGGAGGGCGTGCTGGCCGTGCTGCGCGACTTCGTCCCGTTCGCCTACATGAACGACGCCCTGCAGGCGGCCTTCGGGCTCGCGACCTCCACCCCGGTCGCCGCCATCTTCATCTTCCCCACGCTAATCTGCGCCGTAATGGCGGCCGCCGTGTGCCTGACCGGGCCCCGGCTGCTATCTCCCAGGATGTAA